The Cydia strobilella chromosome 26, ilCydStro3.1, whole genome shotgun sequence sequence ggtcttttccatagttcgaaatgtcaaatgtcacttatcacttcaatgactgacagcttttctatagtcttttggaccaccatcaacaaaggcgccaactggtgatcAAAAAAACGATAGCTCTCATTATTacggttggcacaacttgacgtccctttgcgtgtttgcgtgcacgaccacagataagataatgacttgaattttgacaaccgcagaatagccgaaagggatagtgccatacattagaaagggacagcgtaattcgtccctgaatcgctgtcaaacttcggttctGTACACAGACCtgtcatttttagttttgttagaagtttcctttctgtacggtagtactattatttattctgtggtgttACAGGGTACGTTCTGAATGCCCGAATCAAGTAAATACTGCTATTTTTTTCTAAGAAATAAGCACATTGTTCATTTTGTTTTACTATAATGTTAcggtcatggagactatataaaggagccaaaacTCTATGTATGAatagtgtccatcaaaaaacagtaattaggcggcgccaccatacaccgaaatactactaaaaacaacctacgtaacttggtcgggttatttgttgccttatatggttcatgttatactcatgtcccagagccttactagcgccaccggagagattaggaactattatttaaagctgaaagcggtcacttttgcaacaattctgccataagagattggcatcctttctataccatccatagttacgGTATTTACGACTCTTGGATAGGATTCATGTTGACGCCTGTCCAACAACTTTACATCTTCACTTGCGCGGACTACTTACGCAAGCAGCGTAAGCCACTAAGCGTTTTAGCCGTGGTTTTAGCTTGCTACGGCAAAATAGACTACGGCGAATGGTTttggaatggggttggccggccgAAAttattagcagatggcgccagcatagcttgccctgtcaatccctagaattgtgtccattttttgtttttttttatgccctggatgccagccctttaagccaaatctcatagaaaaaggggcaagctaacATCATAATTAGCACTGCTTAATGTCAGGTGCTATGACCTCGGCAGGGTCAATAGTATCCTGGCTTGTCCAGCCTCAGAAGAGGCTGGGCTTCTTTATAATATGGTCAAAGACATCATTCAACttagaaatagtgaaagttagtctgttgtagtttttttagagagccactatgagggtggcatttgtttaaaacttaaaaccctctataaataaataaagataaaaaaaaaaactatgatggcgccatctctgcaaacctttgacagttgccaaccccattggcccATTGGAACGTACCTTAAGGAAAATCAAGGTTCAGATAAGGCGTTCTGAAACAAAACTCGGCTATCTTAGATATCCAGTGTTTCAAGTACAAAATTTAACACCATAAATAAATCTAGAACTTTAAACACAAACTTTAAACTGCCAAATATTTTATCAACACATTGTTTACAAGTTTTTAATATAACCTGACTAACATCCCACTGAGGTGTAAAAATTTGTAGCATATATTTTGATCTCTGAACAACATATTTTCGAATTGTCAAAATATATGTAATCAAATTAATGTTGTAATCATAGCAAGAGTTCTTGTTTACTTATAAATCCGCGAATTTGGttgtatttttaatgatttgaattttgaaacatgaggaacaaattaattatttgccaTGCATGTCTGAGCACAGACCGTACACTGTTCCCCATTAAAAAACTACAAGATTTACTAATAAATGTGGACTTGTTAGACTTAAATGTTTGTATACAAACTAATATAGTTTAGTGTTTTTTCTAACATAgttaaacttaataaaaacttaCTACTTTTAAATGATTTCAGCTGAGTAATGAAGGGGGTGTATGCTGGGAATGTAAAAGAATATTCTTTAAGTTTTCGAGATTCAAAAAACAAATTGAATTAGCTCAGGAATCTTTACAGCAAGTGGAAAAGGTATGTCATAACATACTTTACGATATTTCTTGAAGTAAAAGCTGGTTCATGTACTGTTTTTGTATAGTAAGGGAGCACGCCCTAACTGGCcctaaggctgcctttccaccaCCTTTCCAacacttcatttgttttcctcgctCAGCGTGTAGTTATTCTATTGGtttttaacaaacacatccctcgctaggCATCCTCGCTCATCAAAAACGGTACACAAACCGGGAATTCCTTGTTCTTGCCATACAAACTAAGTACCGGCAGAAAGTACTAACACACAGTTTCACAGTATAAATCTAGATGGAGAATAGGATTTTAGTATAACCTGGCAATTTAACCTTTTAAACGCCATCTGTCAAAACCCAAGAACATCATGCACACGCCAATATCTCTGGCATATGCTAGCAAATATAAACCATACTAGAAAGGATGACTGTTACTTTGACAATGTACGCCCTATCACTTATAAGCGTTCTTGGCGCCACGGGCACAACATCTTACAATCCCTTgggttcttggcgttcaaagggcAAGTGttctaaataatttttttgttaaattttcagcttcaggGCTTGCAATGCCTGAGTACATTATCATGCACGGTTTCTACTACCCCCAGTTATTCTATCTCACACAATGAACCAGCCAACCCTGCTACCATAGACAACCAACCTAAAGAAATAAAACGAGAAGTTGATGTTGCAGACAACATTTCTGATCATAACAATGATGAGAAACATTCACTAGAATCTGATGTTGATAcagaaatagaaattaaaaaagaagttAACCCGACAGAACACACGCAAGAGAAAAGAAAAGGAAGAATAAAAATTAGAGAACATATACAAgggaaagaaaaaagaaaagaaagaaaaagaattaaTAAGAATGATAAAAACCTAccaactaataaaaataaagttaaaaaactaCCAATtgtaaagaagaaaaagaaaataaaagcgGTAGATGATCAATTAAATTTtgatgatattaaagataagtTCATAGAAGTAGAGTTCACAGAAGAGGAGATGGTAAAAAgcagagaagagaagagaagtcACCCAAACTTTAAGAAATTGCCATACAACTGCTACAGCTGTGTGCTAGGGTTTACAAGAAAGGAGAATCATGAAATGCATATGGAAAAGAAGCATAATGCGGTAAGTGATCTTTTGCTAAAACATAAGATACAAGTGGAACAATAGTAATCCAATAAGTCGGAAAAGTTTTATATTACACCAAAAATGTCTAAAAATTAATCACATTTTTAACTGTTGcactttttgtactttttttaatgGGTATATGAGCTAATCAACTTTTTGACCGATAGTTTTGAGTGTCTCTTGCGTTACTCATAATGTCTCTGGAGTTACCAAGAAATAAGACTTCTAATATAGAGTTTCTGTTTACTAGGTTTAACAGTTGGGGCCTTGAATGTTTTAACAAACACCATAAACTGGAATATAGAAgagttgtttatttatttattgaaatatgaaacaaacggtcatacaaaaaatattgttacagtttcttctcttagtctagacctatagtttccatttttattaattttgacaCACAAAGTTGTGGACACACACAATTGTGTCAAAAATTCAGGAGAACTTTTTATAGGCCTCTTAGCATAATTAAACTAATAATTATAAGATTAAGGTAATTACTCAAAAAGTAAAGCTGCAATTAGagcatttactttttttattcagaGTATCGGTCGTCACATCTGCCCAGTATGCCAAGTTCGCTTTGCCAGCGGTGCAACTTTAACCAAGCATGTTCGAAAGCACTACCACTGCTACCGATGCAAACTTTGCTCGTATGGGACCACGGAGCTCTGGTCAGCGCTCAGCCACAGTCAGGGCAAGCACAGCGGGGACAAGGAGGGCAGTATACATTGCAAGAAGTGTAGCTATGTTGCAAAGTAAGTGAACTTTTAAACaatagtacagtcagctgcagagaaaaggcaagTGTCTAAATGCAAAGGCCGAAGGCTGAGCTCCGCGTAAGGACGAATGCCCGAAGCGTCCAGGAGAGGGGTGCCTACACGCGAGGCCGAACGCCGACCTGGAGGTTAGTGACTGAAGTATGGCAACCCTAAATGCGTTTACGCAATAGGTACGGCATTTTATTTTGAGCAGTGACTTCCATGACATATTTACTAGTTGTATCTGAAGATCTTTGAAAAGTATTCTTTCTAAAATCGGCCACGAAACTCCGAAGAAAAATTGaatgttaaatatatatttttaaacaggtCTCGCGAGGAGCTGGAGGATCACACGAAGTCTCAACATTATCTCATTTGCAAAGAGTGCGGCGAAAAGTTCAAAGGGTCCCATACACTCAAAACACATAAACGGTAACTATTGCCTTATTATCCATATTTAACTATCCATgcctacttattttattaaattacaaatgtTGTTCCATCTctggtataataattatataataattatcatatatgaataatagggtagttgacacatgttgaattttataactaaatctagttaaatagatagaaaatgaggaatttatgacaataaatcggaaacttaaaaaaatttaaatatgggaataatgaaaaaatacaagacgtttcgaaaaaaaaaaaactttttttaaactttcaaataggaaaaaaataatggtatcattcgattccttacattttatttaaaaaatattgtatcgcAACAATATACAtcaacgcaacatttcaccgacaaaatcgcaatttccttgttttccatacatcgaaacgacCTTTAAGCaaagcggcttctaagcaaagtgacacagtgacgtcacgatgtgttgccattttgttagagcgtttgctcagtaaagtgcgggtgccagactttgaccatcatttgtgacttttgtactgctttaagacaatgggtcccatacagacatttgatcctcataacaaacctgatcgactgatatcataaaaaaattgtcaactattTATTCTACACATAATATGTACATTGTGCTACCGAAGATAAGAACACAATTagggaaaaaaaatgtttacatatgaAGGTGCAcagctttataataaattaccgtcTGACCTGAGACAGGCTCATTCAATgcgtttaaaactaaattatcgcaatacattttaaactttgcactttaattcaatattcaaaaagcatcaataaaaatatataaatacctaatttatacctaacgttcgttctaacttttcgtcttaaattacaaatatgcttaaaaacatgtcccctgccatatgagcatcacttttccttctttagaattatcataacattaaggtcaaaaatatggtcccactatcggtctaaGAAGGAGTTCACGGGATGCATGAAGCGGCGGAGGGGGTGGCCGCAtcttatatgtttttgttttttgttttgtaattttaatttaatttaattttagtttagttttcctttccttttaataatattctaacatagttcttaagtaaagagaaaccatattatggaacctatgttttctgaattaaatgatttttattttattttatttatttatttttattttaaaccactacccaccttaaaaaaaaatgtgtgagcgTGTACCTCTCGAGCGACTTTTATGCTACCGTAAATAGGAttacttttacttataactctgttctcgtgtaagtgacttgtatgtcttttatgagaataaatatctttaaacctaaatctacattactaattaattaattttaatctaCTTACTAACATGTAGCTATAAtgataattagcctcatgcatgaagtttatatttgaacgaaatatgttttaatcggatgtttgttaccgttatatcatgttacaaatgcatttccgtttttaaattaccatttaattacttaaaattataaataaaaagtacaaaaatttgcccgcgaaaagctagtgagcgaaacgctcgaaacgccacgtgacgtcacgcgttcgacagattagtgtcattagtagcaaacgtccgtcgggccgcccaacgtgtgacgtcatcacgctctgtcgaattcgcgccaaaaattatgagcgtttcaacagctcaaaaattttcaacattttaaatattttttaataaaataatgttaaggtttacaaaagtatttttatcatttccggtgttccaacgatataaatcatgagtccaaaaataaaaataaattcatgcatggagctaattatgatGATACTAAAAATGGTTTATGCAATTTTTAGTTTTCCGAAATAcagatattttttaattactacGCCAGCCGCATCCACTCGTCGCCCCGCGAGTTCGCATGCGCCTCGTGTCCGCGCTTGTTCCGGTCCCTCGGCCGCCTCGAGGCGCACGCGGCCGCGCAcgggcccgccgccgccgcgcgcctcgCCTACTGCGCCGTGTGCCGAGTGCAGTACAAGAACCTCTACGTCTACAGGAACCATCTGGTCAACAGCGCCAATCATAGCGAGAAGCGGTTACtgcaatttcatatttttagggtttcgtacccaaagggtaaaactgtctgtctggcaccaggctgtatctcatcaaccgtgatagctagacagttgaaattttcacagatgatgtatttctgttgctataacaaatactaaaagcagaataaaataaatatttaagtggggctcccttacaagaaacgtgatttttttgccgttttttgcgtaatggtacggaacccttcgtgagcgagtccgactagcactggtttcatcacacttgctcgaaaaagttcttatttcatgcaggtgtactgaaggacagaggcctatattgttcccgcgggagttatggattctgaaaaaaaatgctgtaactcactcgtgagttatagctttttttttattatgtcactaattcatacgaaccaagtaagtatAAATGAGATTATctttgaaaatactgacgtttattatataattttttttttgtttatgctttaaaatatttaatttgattaatttaatagccggtTCAAAATTTTTTACACAGTTTTCAATTCCggctgaatgccgatgggtctgtgccttcgatgcctaaactgccaaaaaatttcaaaatgacggacgaatgtttgaaatgtcaccgtatttaagaatgatttcgcttaaaatttagtttttttcttcgcaagtgtgatgaaaaacattgtgtgtacctccgggggtaagaatattgttactcgagtctttaattcactccagcctgcggctgtcgtgaacATATAGACTCTCGTCCGATATTTCACTTACCCTCACGTTGcacaaaatgtactattattacacacttttattttgcTTCCCTGCGTGGGTGGATCAACTATTTTTAGTTGCTATTTTATGCCATCCCTATCAAAATGAATCAAGGTTCAAAATCATGTGGGAAATATAATCC is a genomic window containing:
- the LOC134752984 gene encoding zinc finger protein 320-like codes for the protein MRNKLIICHACLSTDRTLFPIKKLQDLLINVDLLDLNLSNEGGVCWECKRIFFKFSRFKKQIELAQESLQQVEKLQGLQCLSTLSCTVSTTPSYSISHNEPANPATIDNQPKEIKREVDVADNISDHNNDEKHSLESDVDTEIEIKKEVNPTEHTQEKRKGRIKIREHIQGKEKRKERKRINKNDKNLPTNKNKVKKLPIVKKKKKIKAVDDQLNFDDIKDKFIEVEFTEEEMVKSREEKRSHPNFKKLPYNCYSCVLGFTRKENHEMHMEKKHNASIGRHICPVCQVRFASGATLTKHVRKHYHCYRCKLCSYGTTELWSALSHSQGKHSGDKEGSIHCKKCSYVAKSREELEDHTKSQHYLICKECGEKFKGSHTLKTHKRRIHSSPREFACASCPRLFRSLGRLEAHAAAHGPAAAARLAYCAVCRVQYKNLYVYRNHLVNSANHSEKRYHCEECGKNFASKVYYKRHYTFYHQKESNHKCELCDRLFISDFRLRHHRQMRHGAERLRNHACDQCGKKFYTATTLRAHQLTHSSVRTFMCAHCGDTFKQRPALYTHTRLVHQGLKRHPT